TAGTTATGGGACGTACAGCTCATTTAGGGGTTTTTTCTTCGCCATCCAAAGAGGATGTAGCCATTGCGGAGGAGGCCCTGGAAACTTTGGGGGTTTCTTTTCTAAAAGACAGAATTTATACTGAAATTAGCGGAGGTGAACGGCAAATGGTGCTTATTGCCAGGGCTATAACCCAGCAGCCGGATATTCTTGTGATGGATGAGCCTACCGCTAATTTAGACTTTGGCAACCAAATACGAGTACTTGAACAAATTAAGAGACTTGCCCAAAAGGGATTGGGGGTGATTATGACTTCTCACTTCCCAGATCATGCATTTTTATGCAGTACAAAAGTAGCCCTGATGCAGCGAAACAATGTATTTACCGTGGGATACGCAGATGATGTGGTGACAGAAGAGAATTTGAGGTCAGCTTATGGAGTAAATGTGAAAATTACCTGCTTGAAGGACG
This portion of the Thermoanaerobacterium sp. RBIITD genome encodes:
- a CDS encoding ABC transporter ATP-binding protein; this translates as MKLEIKNVFCGYGTKIVVKDFSIQVSSGEILCLLGPNGVGKTTLFKTILGFLKLQGGEIVLNGENIKYWSRKKLAKTIGYVPQAHTPPFPFSVLDVVVMGRTAHLGVFSSPSKEDVAIAEEALETLGVSFLKDRIYTEISGGERQMVLIARAITQQPDILVMDEPTANLDFGNQIRVLEQIKRLAQKGLGVIMTSHFPDHAFLCSTKVALMQRNNVFTVGYADDVVTEENLRSAYGVNVKITCLKDVCGEVIKACVPMLS